From the genome of Bos taurus isolate L1 Dominette 01449 registration number 42190680 breed Hereford chromosome 2, ARS-UCD2.0, whole genome shotgun sequence, one region includes:
- the MRTO4 gene encoding mRNA turnover protein 4 homolog, producing MPKSKRDKKVSLTKTAKKGLELKQNLIEELRKCVDTYKYLFIFSVANMRNSKLKDIRNAWKHSRMFFGKNKVMMVALGRSPSDEYKDNLHQVSKKLRGEVGLLFTNRTKEEVDEWFTKYTEMDYARAGNKATFTVNLDPGPLEQFPHSMEPQLRQLGLPTALKKGVVTLLSDYEVCKEGDVLTPEQARVLKLFGYEMAEFKVSIKYMWDAQSGRFQQMGDDLPESAPESEGESEEEDDS from the exons ATGCCCAAGTCCAAGCGCGACAAGAAAG TCTCCCTAACCAAAACTGCCAAGAAAGGCTTGGAACTGAAACAGAACTTGATAGAAGAG CTTCGGAAATGTGTGGACACGTACAAGTACCTCTTCATCTTCTCCGTGGCCAACATGAGGAACAGCAAGCTGAAGGACATCCGCAACGCCTGGAAGCACAGTCG GATGTTCTTTGGCAAAAACAAAGTGATGATGGTGGCGCTGGGTCGAAGCCCGTCTGACGAGTACAAAGACAACCTGCATCAG GTCAGCAAGAAGTTGAGGGGCGAAGTTGGTCTCCTCTTCACCAATCGCACTAAGGAGGAAGTGGACGA GTGGTTCACAAAGTACACGGAAATGGACTATGCCCGAGCGGGGAACAAAGCCACGTTCACTGTGAACCTGGACCCGGGACCCCTGGAGCAGTTCCCCCACTCCATGGAGCCCCAGCTGAGGCAGCTGGGCCTGCCCACGGCCCTCAAGAAAG GTGTGGTGACCCTGCTGTCCGACTACGAGGTGTGCAAAGAGGGCGACGTGCTGACCCCGGAGCAGGCCCGCGTCCTG AAGCTTTTCGGGTATGAGATGGCTGAATTCAAGGTGAGCATCAAATACATGTGGGACGCACAGTCCGGAAGGTTCCAGCAGATGGGAGATGACTTGCCAGAGAGCGCGCCCGAGTCAGAAGGCGAGTCAGAGGAGGAAGATGACAGCTGA